From Streptomyces sp. NBC_00683, one genomic window encodes:
- a CDS encoding ABC transporter ATP-binding protein yields the protein MIRFEHVTKRYADGTTAVDDLSFEVAEGELVTLVGPSGCGKTTTMKMVNRLIEPTEGRIFLDGDDISAIDPVQLRRRIGYVIQQVGLFPHKTVLENTATVPHLLGWNRGKARERAAELLDLVGLDPSVYGGRYPEQLSGGQRQRVGVARALAADPPVLLMDEPFGAVDPVVRERLQNEFLKLQAQVRKTVLFVTHDIEEAVRLGDRIAVYGQGRIEQFDSPATVLGAPATPYVADFVGADRGLKRLSVTPIEESDLDQPPVVHLDDPLAKATARLRADGARWAVVLDGEDNLHGWIPAGDAASADAAGTVREHARRMEAWLPLGAPLKQAFATMLQHDAGWIAVIDKDSTGRFLGVLTPARLHEALRRSIDADAQDLPRAEVAVETVATVASP from the coding sequence ATGATCCGTTTCGAGCACGTCACCAAGCGGTACGCGGACGGCACCACCGCCGTCGACGACCTTTCCTTCGAGGTCGCCGAGGGTGAACTGGTCACGCTCGTCGGACCTTCCGGCTGCGGCAAGACGACCACGATGAAGATGGTGAACCGTCTGATCGAACCGACAGAGGGCCGGATATTCCTCGACGGGGACGACATATCCGCCATCGACCCGGTACAACTGCGCCGTCGCATCGGCTATGTGATCCAGCAGGTCGGGCTGTTTCCGCACAAGACGGTCCTGGAGAACACGGCAACCGTCCCCCATCTCCTCGGCTGGAACCGGGGAAAGGCGCGGGAGCGGGCCGCCGAACTCCTCGATCTCGTCGGACTTGATCCTTCCGTTTATGGCGGGCGCTATCCCGAGCAACTGTCCGGCGGTCAGCGCCAACGGGTCGGTGTGGCACGCGCACTGGCCGCCGACCCGCCGGTCCTGCTGATGGACGAACCATTCGGCGCCGTCGACCCCGTCGTACGGGAAAGACTGCAGAACGAATTCCTGAAACTGCAGGCTCAGGTGCGCAAGACCGTGTTGTTCGTCACGCACGACATCGAGGAGGCCGTCCGGCTCGGCGACCGTATCGCCGTGTACGGACAGGGCCGGATCGAGCAGTTCGACTCCCCGGCCACCGTGCTCGGGGCACCCGCGACGCCGTACGTCGCGGACTTCGTCGGGGCGGACCGCGGTCTGAAACGGCTCTCGGTCACCCCCATCGAGGAGAGCGACCTGGACCAGCCGCCGGTCGTCCACCTCGACGATCCGCTGGCGAAGGCGACGGCGCGGCTGCGGGCCGATGGCGCCCGCTGGGCGGTCGTGCTGGACGGCGAGGACAACCTGCACGGCTGGATCCCCGCGGGCGACGCCGCGTCGGCCGATGCCGCGGGAACGGTCCGCGAGCACGCCCGCCGCATGGAGGCGTGGCTTCCGCTCGGCGCCCCGCTCAAGCAGGCCTTCGCCACCATGCTCCAGCACGACGCGGGCTGGATCGCGGTCATCGACAAGGACAGCACCGGCCGCTTCCTGGGTGTTCTCACCCCGGCCCGCCTCCACGAGGCGCTGCGCCGCTCGATCGACGCGGACGCCCAGGACCTTCCGCGTGCCGAGGTCGCGGTGGAGACCGTGGCGACGGTCGCTTCACCGTGA
- a CDS encoding ABC transporter permease has product MAEQNCLVANDWICGEYLRSRSQELTEATVQHIWITVASVLIGLVVAFPLALLARRGRHFAGPVLGLTTVLYTVPSLAMFSLLLPLFGLSAALVVTGLVLYSLTILVRNILAGLEAVPQEAKEAAQGMGYGPGRLLWEVELPLALPALMAGLRIATVSTVALTTVGSLVGKGGLGNLIEDALPSFFKAQVLTASVLCVLLAVAADLLLLGLQRLLTPWTRIRTPATAATGPAGIAKTEAG; this is encoded by the coding sequence ATGGCCGAGCAGAACTGCCTGGTGGCGAACGACTGGATCTGCGGCGAGTATCTGCGCTCCCGCAGCCAGGAGTTGACCGAGGCGACGGTCCAGCACATCTGGATCACTGTGGCTTCGGTGCTGATCGGCCTGGTGGTCGCATTTCCACTCGCGCTTCTCGCACGCCGCGGCCGGCATTTCGCCGGACCGGTGCTGGGTCTGACCACGGTGCTCTACACGGTGCCGTCGCTGGCGATGTTCTCGCTGCTGCTGCCGCTGTTCGGACTGTCCGCGGCCCTCGTCGTCACCGGCCTGGTGCTCTATTCGCTGACCATTCTCGTGCGGAACATCCTGGCAGGGCTCGAAGCGGTGCCCCAGGAGGCCAAGGAAGCGGCGCAGGGCATGGGTTACGGCCCCGGCCGGCTCCTGTGGGAGGTGGAACTCCCCCTCGCGCTGCCCGCGCTGATGGCCGGTCTGCGGATCGCCACGGTCTCGACGGTCGCGCTCACCACGGTGGGGTCCCTCGTCGGCAAGGGCGGCCTCGGCAATCTCATCGAGGACGCGCTGCCCAGCTTCTTCAAGGCCCAGGTGCTCACGGCCTCCGTGCTCTGCGTGCTGCTCGCGGTGGCCGCGGACCTGCTGCTGCTCGGCCTGCAGCGCCTGCTCACGCCCTGGACCCGCATACGGACACCCGCCACGGCGGCGACCGGGCCCGCGGGCATCGCGAAGACGGAGGCGGGCTGA
- a CDS encoding ABC transporter permease produces MGVIGDAWTWLVTGANWSGENGATHRLGEHLYVSGVALVAACAIALPIALYLGHMGKGGALAVNISNVGRAIPVFAVLALFMMTPLRNSGYVPTIIALVLFAVPPLLTNAYVGMREVDRSVLEAARGMGMSGMQLFARVELPLAYPMIMTGLRSAAVQVVATASIAAMVGLGGLGRIITAGFNTYDTAQVFAGAVLVALLALVVEGALVALDRLLSPLRRRRTA; encoded by the coding sequence ATGGGAGTCATCGGGGACGCCTGGACCTGGCTCGTCACCGGAGCCAACTGGTCCGGGGAGAACGGGGCGACGCACCGGCTGGGCGAGCACCTGTACGTGAGCGGAGTGGCCCTGGTGGCCGCCTGCGCCATCGCCCTGCCGATCGCGCTGTACCTGGGGCACATGGGCAAGGGGGGTGCGCTCGCGGTCAACATCTCCAACGTGGGCCGGGCGATCCCGGTGTTCGCGGTCCTCGCCCTCTTCATGATGACGCCGCTGCGCAACTCCGGCTATGTCCCCACCATCATCGCGCTGGTGCTGTTCGCCGTGCCGCCGCTGCTGACCAACGCCTATGTCGGGATGAGGGAGGTGGACCGGTCGGTGCTCGAGGCCGCCCGGGGCATGGGCATGTCCGGCATGCAGCTCTTCGCGCGGGTCGAGCTCCCGCTGGCCTATCCGATGATCATGACCGGGCTGCGGTCCGCGGCGGTCCAGGTGGTCGCCACCGCCTCGATCGCGGCGATGGTCGGACTGGGCGGCCTGGGCCGGATCATCACCGCAGGATTCAACACCTATGACACGGCGCAGGTATTCGCGGGCGCCGTACTGGTCGCCCTGCTGGCCCTGGTGGTGGAGGGGGCACTCGTGGCGCTGGACCGGCTGCTGTCGCCCCTGCGCCGCCGCCGGACGGCATGA